A stretch of Chitinophaga caeni DNA encodes these proteins:
- a CDS encoding SDR family NAD(P)-dependent oxidoreductase, with product MKKLENKVVFITGANSGIGKASALEAAKEGATVVVADLPSANHEATMNELKALGGKSLFVPIDVSDVESVKAAIDTTVKTFGRLDIALNNAGIGAPYSGIHDMDEKVWKKIIDINLTGQFYCVKYELQQFLKQGGGVIVNLASLAGLLAEPGLAPYTASKHGVLGLTKNIAVQYGGQNIRANAICPYYIETPLLNDLQANVKEQWIERTPIKRLGRPEEVAKAFIFFASEDSSYCNGSILALDGGILAG from the coding sequence ATGAAAAAATTGGAAAATAAGGTGGTGTTTATCACTGGAGCAAATTCAGGAATCGGTAAAGCTTCTGCCTTGGAAGCTGCTAAAGAAGGCGCTACTGTAGTAGTGGCGGATTTGCCCAGCGCTAATCATGAAGCAACGATGAATGAACTGAAAGCATTGGGAGGTAAATCCTTATTCGTTCCTATTGATGTATCGGATGTTGAAAGTGTGAAAGCTGCTATAGATACAACTGTAAAAACTTTCGGTCGATTAGATATCGCTTTGAATAATGCAGGTATCGGCGCACCGTATTCCGGGATTCATGATATGGATGAAAAGGTTTGGAAGAAGATTATCGATATTAATTTAACGGGGCAGTTTTATTGCGTTAAATATGAATTGCAGCAGTTCCTCAAACAGGGCGGCGGTGTGATTGTAAACCTGGCTTCTTTGGCCGGTTTACTGGCAGAACCCGGTTTGGCTCCATATACTGCCTCCAAGCATGGCGTGTTGGGCTTAACGAAAAATATCGCCGTACAATACGGTGGACAAAATATCCGTGCGAATGCCATTTGCCCGTATTACATTGAAACACCGCTGTTGAATGACTTGCAAGCCAATGTAAAAGAGCAATGGATTGAGCGTACACCGATAAAACGCTTAGGCCGCCCCGAAGAAGTGGCGAAAGCATTTATTTTCTTTGCATCTGAAGATTCCAGCTATTGTAATGGCAGCATTCTCGCGCTGGATGGCGGTATTTTGGCAGGGTAA
- a CDS encoding antibiotic biosynthesis monooxygenase family protein: MEKNFVAINYIQCNADYQQRFEELFGSRAHAIDKMPGFINMHVLKPVRPGDEYLIVSYWENESAFKDWTKSEAFIEGHKRGFEDLAKAKAAGQPAPMHSDFKIYQVISN, encoded by the coding sequence ATGGAAAAGAATTTCGTAGCGATTAATTACATACAATGTAATGCGGACTATCAACAAAGATTTGAAGAATTATTTGGCAGCAGGGCCCATGCAATTGATAAAATGCCAGGATTTATTAATATGCATGTATTGAAACCGGTACGGCCCGGGGATGAATACTTGATTGTGAGCTATTGGGAAAACGAGTCTGCATTTAAAGATTGGACCAAGTCGGAAGCCTTTATCGAAGGCCATAAACGCGGTTTTGAAGACTTGGCAAAAGCTAAGGCGGCAGGCCAGCCGGCACCGATGCACAGCGATTTTAAAATTTATCAAGTTATCAGCAATTAA
- a CDS encoding HmuY family protein — translation MLDKKYTYFLLLGLLASGWTSCSKDDTGNDDAVPGTTDGIPTGVYQIVNLVADTSASSGGNATSLYYSLEDNKVIPASQKQTGNWDIVFYGIYNSSVYPNNGAAVGSPGYGGPGKAKLYLVVDRQFDAAYYDTLNFKPTTLPIPAAKWNEAFDAVKTVPVLDDKFITRDIGLDHFQTEFDGWGYYDFYGSLFPGNELKTHVVYSLPRVMIVKTHKGNYAKLIIRSLYKNSPDNPDRDDSPGYINFVYAIQKDGSKNLDIH, via the coding sequence ATGTTAGATAAAAAATATACTTACTTCCTGCTGCTAGGATTATTAGCTTCCGGTTGGACTTCATGCTCAAAAGATGATACTGGAAATGATGATGCAGTACCCGGTACCACCGATGGGATCCCAACGGGAGTGTATCAAATAGTGAACCTCGTAGCAGATACATCGGCCAGCTCCGGTGGAAATGCAACTTCCCTGTATTATAGCCTGGAAGATAATAAGGTGATCCCGGCTTCACAAAAACAAACGGGAAATTGGGATATCGTATTCTATGGGATCTATAATTCAAGCGTATATCCCAATAACGGGGCCGCGGTTGGTTCCCCGGGCTATGGCGGTCCCGGTAAAGCTAAACTTTACCTCGTGGTAGATCGCCAGTTTGATGCGGCATATTACGATACGTTGAATTTTAAACCAACTACCTTGCCTATTCCCGCTGCCAAATGGAATGAAGCTTTTGACGCGGTAAAAACTGTGCCGGTTTTAGACGATAAGTTTATTACGCGGGATATTGGCCTGGATCATTTTCAAACTGAGTTTGATGGTTGGGGATATTATGATTTTTACGGCAGCTTGTTTCCCGGGAACGAGTTGAAGACGCATGTTGTTTATTCATTGCCCAGGGTAATGATCGTGAAAACACACAAGGGAAATTATGCCAAGTTGATCATCCGCAGTTTATACAAAAATAGCCCGGATAACCCGGATCGCGATGATTCCCCGGGTTATATCAACTTTGTTTACGCGATACAGAAAGATGGGTCAAAGAACCTGGATATTCATTAA
- a CDS encoding NADH:flavin oxidoreductase/NADH oxidase, with product MSLLFSELTIKEVTFRNRIAVSPMCMYSAKEGYANQWHLVHLGSRAVGGAGLVIFEATAVSPEGRISIGDLGIWDDDHIEDLQEIVTFIHEQGAVAGIQLAHAGRKGGFDIPFNGPKILDLKDGGWQTVAPSPLPFNDHTSKPKALDITGIKKIKDDFAAATKRAMAAGFKVIEIHAAHGYLLHEFLSPLSNIRNDEYGGNLENRCRLLLEIVEAVRTEWPSYYPLFVRISATDWVDEGWSIADSIYLSRQLKNAGVDLIDVSSGANVPNAKIPIEPLYQVPLAAAIKEKTGILTGAVGLITTPAEAESIIVEGKADMVMLARQLLRDPYFPLRAAAVLGADVKWPVQYERAAIHRG from the coding sequence ATGTCTTTATTATTCAGTGAATTAACCATTAAAGAAGTTACTTTTCGAAACCGGATCGCGGTTTCACCGATGTGCATGTATTCTGCCAAAGAAGGATATGCCAACCAATGGCACTTGGTACACTTGGGAAGCAGGGCTGTTGGCGGCGCCGGGCTCGTAATATTCGAGGCGACCGCCGTCTCCCCGGAAGGGCGCATTTCCATCGGTGACCTGGGGATTTGGGATGATGATCATATCGAAGATTTACAGGAGATCGTAACATTCATCCATGAACAGGGAGCCGTAGCGGGTATCCAGTTGGCCCATGCCGGCAGAAAAGGTGGCTTTGACATCCCGTTTAACGGGCCGAAAATATTGGATCTAAAAGATGGTGGCTGGCAAACCGTTGCGCCGAGTCCCTTACCTTTTAACGATCATACGAGTAAACCCAAGGCGCTGGATATAACCGGGATCAAAAAAATAAAAGATGATTTTGCCGCGGCGACCAAACGGGCAATGGCGGCAGGTTTTAAGGTCATAGAAATCCATGCCGCGCATGGTTACCTATTACATGAATTTCTCTCTCCCCTTTCTAATATCCGGAACGATGAATATGGCGGCAACTTGGAAAACAGGTGCCGTTTACTTCTGGAGATCGTGGAGGCGGTAAGAACTGAATGGCCTAGTTATTACCCCTTATTTGTTAGGATTTCAGCTACCGATTGGGTAGATGAAGGTTGGAGCATCGCGGATTCCATCTACTTGTCACGACAATTGAAAAATGCCGGTGTAGATTTGATCGATGTTTCTTCTGGCGCCAATGTTCCGAATGCAAAAATTCCTATTGAGCCACTTTACCAAGTTCCATTGGCAGCAGCTATCAAGGAGAAAACGGGGATACTTACCGGCGCGGTAGGGTTGATTACTACCCCGGCTGAAGCAGAAAGTATTATAGTTGAAGGCAAAGCCGATATGGTTATGTTGGCCAGGCAATTACTGCGAGATCCGTACTTCCCATTAAGGGCGGCTGCCGTGTTGGGAGCGGATGTTAAGTGGCCGGTGCAGTATGAGAGGGCTGCTATACATAGGGGTTGA
- a CDS encoding alanyl-tRNA synthetase → MESTLTRKQKIIKWVKRLGFWGFIFFLVKGLVWLALIYWLAK, encoded by the coding sequence ATGGAATCAACATTAACCCGTAAACAAAAGATCATCAAATGGGTGAAAAGATTGGGGTTCTGGGGATTTATTTTCTTCCTGGTAAAAGGCTTGGTATGGTTGGCTTTGATTTATTGGTTGGCTAAATGA
- a CDS encoding FAD-dependent monooxygenase has product MKSGIIIGGGIGGLTTAIALQQKGINVKVYERAPRLQAAGAGISLASNAIHVYALLGIEQSIISGGFPIHSATIKDEKDNTLTSLGYAKLLEQFHYPAIAIHRAVLQQKLLEHLAIQDIQTGKCFKTFHQTGNEVSVTFEDGSAAAADFVIFADGIKSAGRGIIQPGIHPRFGGQTCWRFVVPHGDTSTDRSRVVEIWGDEKGKRAGFAPLNGADIYGYITLYKKDEAQFKNGFQKDKLLEICKNFPEFFKELIAATPEERFFKDDLCDVKPFRGWSKGNAALLGDAAHATMPNLGQGACQAIEDAYVLAHYLSTESSITTAFNKYEKIRYQRTKFITDTSWFINQLTNQPSLVKKILFLGMKLDFSGQVDRKLMKMLSMKYLDQL; this is encoded by the coding sequence ATGAAAAGCGGAATTATTATCGGTGGCGGAATAGGAGGACTAACCACTGCCATAGCTTTACAACAGAAAGGCATAAACGTAAAAGTATACGAGAGAGCTCCGCGATTGCAGGCTGCCGGGGCTGGTATCAGTCTCGCTAGTAACGCGATCCATGTTTATGCGCTCCTCGGGATCGAGCAGTCTATAATTAGCGGTGGATTCCCGATTCATAGCGCAACTATTAAAGATGAGAAGGACAACACCCTAACTTCCTTGGGTTATGCGAAACTACTAGAGCAGTTTCATTATCCCGCAATTGCCATTCACCGGGCAGTATTGCAGCAAAAATTGTTGGAACATCTTGCCATTCAAGATATCCAAACCGGTAAATGTTTTAAAACGTTTCATCAAACCGGAAACGAAGTTAGCGTAACTTTCGAAGACGGCAGCGCCGCTGCTGCCGATTTTGTCATATTTGCAGATGGTATAAAATCTGCCGGCCGCGGAATTATTCAACCCGGTATTCATCCGCGTTTCGGCGGGCAAACCTGTTGGCGCTTCGTCGTTCCTCACGGCGATACATCAACCGACCGATCAAGGGTGGTCGAAATATGGGGCGATGAAAAAGGCAAACGGGCAGGCTTCGCACCTCTGAACGGAGCAGATATTTACGGTTATATCACTTTATATAAAAAGGATGAAGCCCAATTTAAGAATGGCTTCCAAAAAGATAAATTGCTGGAAATCTGTAAAAACTTCCCGGAATTTTTTAAAGAATTGATCGCGGCAACTCCCGAAGAAAGATTCTTCAAAGATGATCTATGCGACGTAAAGCCATTCCGTGGCTGGAGTAAAGGGAATGCGGCACTGTTGGGCGATGCCGCTCATGCCACCATGCCCAACTTAGGGCAGGGCGCTTGCCAAGCCATTGAAGATGCTTACGTATTAGCGCATTATTTAAGTACAGAAAGTTCTATTACTACAGCATTCAATAAATACGAAAAGATACGTTATCAACGGACTAAATTCATCACGGATACATCTTGGTTCATAAACCAATTGACCAACCAACCTTCGCTTGTAAAGAAAATTTTATTCCTCGGCATGAAGCTTGATTTTAGCGGGCAGGTAGATAGAAAATTGATGAAGATGTTATCGATGAAATACCTGGATCAACTATAA
- a CDS encoding HmuY family protein — protein MKYRNRTYLRMFFYTMMLSIGFAACSKSETKDLKEDGTSTVIYDLPGDTTASLGDDTNGKEQRPFYTILFSFKTQQVRWVKTAADSASYLKNLDWDIAFSKEYNSYVVVNNGAIAGTPGYGGPGLGKILIIEKPYDQVLEAPSGDQFENQGIAGVGWDSGNGYGWFFYSLDNHICVPIKNRTFVLKTATGKYAKLELLNVYKGNPPVVTDLFWPAPYFTFRYFVQEDGSRDLKTQ, from the coding sequence ATGAAATATCGGAATCGGACTTACCTGCGGATGTTTTTTTATACCATGATGTTATCTATTGGTTTCGCGGCTTGCTCTAAAAGTGAAACGAAAGATTTGAAGGAAGATGGAACCAGCACGGTCATTTATGATCTGCCCGGCGATACCACTGCGTCCCTCGGAGATGATACAAATGGCAAAGAACAACGCCCTTTTTATACCATCCTGTTTAGTTTTAAAACGCAACAAGTACGTTGGGTTAAGACAGCAGCAGATTCTGCAAGCTATTTAAAAAACCTTGATTGGGATATCGCTTTCAGCAAGGAATATAATTCCTACGTGGTCGTAAACAACGGCGCTATAGCCGGAACACCCGGATATGGCGGCCCCGGCCTGGGAAAGATTCTCATCATAGAAAAGCCGTATGACCAGGTGCTTGAAGCGCCATCAGGCGATCAGTTTGAAAACCAAGGAATCGCAGGTGTAGGATGGGATAGTGGTAACGGCTATGGTTGGTTTTTTTATTCCTTGGATAATCATATTTGCGTGCCGATTAAGAATAGAACCTTCGTTCTCAAAACCGCTACCGGCAAATATGCCAAGCTGGAATTGTTGAATGTTTATAAGGGAAATCCGCCCGTCGTGACTGATCTGTTTTGGCCTGCACCTTACTTTACGTTCCGTTACTTCGTACAGGAAGACGGTAGTAGGGATTTAAAAACGCAGTAA
- a CDS encoding rhomboid family intramembrane serine protease: protein MHLLADKLRLIYKPFVLIATGFILTYTLLHWVLFIKGGIPIKEEIVSFWLPFGLPWIPILIWLRPRIKLLHFNNDNGSFFYQLLASLAIAFPTIIAQGYLVTATGKITPLDNIAQISKHSRTKYYSLKDYYVDKQHIAVQSTASVTGRHNEDFNLLIYIIMPILESESDTAKFDNKFWLGKKYYKKIGNSLSDQEKDEEYRVFAEESQKKFNETDFGKFTYLEVIGNTDDHDEFNNALKKIRQGSIDDNIIFEAKAEPFEARNGSKLPWVFGTLGIGFLAYFIFLLFSKFEERELKKFKSGRIAKDTTIKDTLEFFIPKPGYYITPIIIILNLLVYTLMVFAGLGLVSFKGSDLLNWGANFGPLTTGGQWWRLLTSIFLHGGLMHILANMYGLMFVGIFLEPLLGKMKYALVYLITGLLASVASIWWYDATISVGASGAIFGLYGLFLACLLLKIFPPGMGKAFVTSTLVFVGVNLLMGFTGGIDNAAHIGGLLSGFFIGLIISRQLKQQVETTIEY from the coding sequence ATGCATTTACTTGCCGACAAACTGCGACTAATTTACAAACCATTTGTACTAATAGCCACCGGTTTTATTTTGACCTATACATTATTACATTGGGTGTTATTTATCAAGGGAGGAATACCAATCAAAGAGGAAATTGTAAGCTTCTGGTTGCCATTTGGACTTCCTTGGATACCAATTTTGATTTGGTTAAGGCCAAGAATAAAATTGTTACATTTCAATAATGACAACGGTTCATTCTTTTATCAATTATTAGCTTCCCTGGCCATCGCATTTCCGACAATAATCGCACAAGGGTATTTAGTTACCGCTACCGGAAAAATAACCCCGCTAGACAATATAGCTCAAATTTCAAAACATAGTAGAACAAAATATTATTCCCTAAAAGATTATTACGTCGATAAGCAACATATCGCTGTTCAAAGTACCGCTTCCGTGACTGGTAGACACAACGAAGATTTTAATTTACTCATCTATATTATAATGCCTATTTTGGAAAGCGAAAGTGATACAGCGAAATTCGATAACAAATTTTGGCTAGGCAAAAAATATTATAAAAAAATTGGTAATAGTCTTTCAGACCAGGAAAAGGACGAAGAATACAGGGTATTTGCAGAAGAATCGCAAAAGAAATTTAACGAAACTGACTTTGGAAAATTCACTTACTTGGAAGTAATCGGGAATACAGATGACCATGATGAATTTAATAATGCTTTAAAAAAAATAAGGCAAGGCTCAATCGATGATAATATCATTTTTGAAGCAAAAGCAGAGCCTTTTGAAGCAAGAAACGGGAGTAAACTTCCTTGGGTTTTTGGAACATTAGGAATTGGTTTTTTAGCATATTTCATCTTTTTACTATTCTCAAAATTTGAAGAGAGAGAATTGAAAAAATTCAAAAGCGGGAGAATTGCTAAGGATACTACTATAAAGGATACACTTGAATTTTTTATCCCCAAGCCGGGATATTATATAACGCCAATCATTATTATTTTGAATCTTTTGGTTTATACCCTTATGGTTTTCGCTGGACTAGGTTTGGTGTCATTCAAAGGTTCTGACTTATTAAATTGGGGGGCTAATTTTGGGCCATTAACAACCGGTGGCCAATGGTGGCGTTTATTAACAAGTATATTCCTTCATGGTGGATTAATGCACATTTTAGCGAATATGTACGGGCTTATGTTTGTTGGCATTTTTCTAGAACCACTTTTAGGCAAAATGAAATATGCTTTGGTATACTTGATAACAGGGCTTTTAGCCAGCGTTGCAAGTATTTGGTGGTACGATGCAACTATAAGCGTTGGCGCTTCTGGGGCTATATTCGGGCTTTATGGTTTATTTTTAGCGTGCTTACTTTTGAAAATATTTCCACCAGGTATGGGAAAAGCATTTGTAACAAGTACCCTTGTATTTGTCGGTGTTAACTTACTTATGGGATTTACGGGTGGTATTGACAATGCAGCTCATATTGGCGGGCTTCTTAGCGGTTTTTTCATTGGTCTTATTATATCAAGACAACTGAAACAACAAGTAGAAACGACAATAGAATATTAA
- a CDS encoding PepSY-associated TM helix domain-containing protein encodes MKLFTLRKGTHKIQNPRKKKGKSLFRKINDWLHLWLGLISGIVVFVVSITGCLYAFEREIRNVTEPYQYVSPQDQPFLLPSQIEPLARKYKYHSDTATVSLYGVQFGDPGQAAVVAYNDPKQGFTMIYMNPYSGKILKEKVLSKDFFRIVLSGHYYLFLPPKIGQPLVAWSILVFVVLMITGLIMWWPKKWNKTNRDKSFKVRWKANFKRLNYDLHNVLGFYVLLIGLILALTGLVWGFEWFESSAYFVTSGGQRYEKYTVPGSDTTLLASAKVGEPGARSPQDRIYLRLMKEYHGSKGVMDEGNIQITYPSTAKEPITVYYNPSGDTYYKRDIRFFDQYSLQELVGGGIYKRSYQESGFADKLSRMNYDIHVGAIAGLTGKIIAFFASLVCASLPVTGFYIWWGRRKKKHKKSIRLKIAGEAEGIES; translated from the coding sequence ATGAAATTGTTCACACTGAGGAAGGGAACGCATAAAATCCAAAATCCACGGAAAAAGAAAGGGAAGTCATTATTCCGGAAGATTAATGACTGGCTACACTTATGGTTGGGTTTAATTAGCGGTATCGTGGTTTTCGTGGTGAGCATCACGGGTTGTTTATACGCATTCGAGCGGGAGATCAGGAATGTTACGGAACCGTATCAATACGTATCGCCGCAAGATCAGCCATTCTTATTGCCTTCACAGATCGAACCTTTAGCCCGGAAATATAAATATCATTCTGATACAGCTACCGTGAGCTTATACGGAGTACAATTCGGAGATCCGGGGCAAGCTGCCGTAGTAGCTTATAATGACCCAAAGCAAGGTTTTACGATGATCTATATGAATCCGTATAGTGGTAAAATCTTAAAAGAAAAGGTACTCAGCAAGGATTTCTTCAGGATTGTGCTATCCGGACATTATTATTTGTTTTTACCACCTAAAATTGGCCAACCACTGGTAGCTTGGTCCATATTGGTCTTCGTTGTTTTAATGATTACCGGTTTAATAATGTGGTGGCCGAAAAAATGGAATAAGACCAATAGGGATAAGAGTTTCAAAGTTCGTTGGAAAGCTAACTTCAAACGCTTGAATTATGATTTGCATAATGTTTTGGGCTTTTATGTCCTGCTGATTGGGTTGATATTAGCGCTGACCGGCCTTGTTTGGGGCTTTGAATGGTTTGAAAGCTCCGCTTACTTTGTAACTTCCGGCGGACAACGATACGAAAAGTATACTGTACCCGGCTCTGATACTACATTATTGGCAAGTGCTAAAGTAGGGGAACCGGGTGCCCGCTCCCCGCAAGACAGGATTTACCTGCGCTTGATGAAAGAATACCATGGAAGCAAAGGTGTGATGGATGAAGGAAATATACAGATCACGTACCCGTCAACGGCAAAAGAACCTATTACGGTTTACTATAATCCCTCGGGCGATACCTATTATAAACGAGATATCCGCTTTTTTGATCAATATTCATTACAAGAGTTAGTAGGAGGCGGGATTTACAAAAGGAGTTACCAGGAATCCGGTTTTGCGGATAAGTTAAGCCGCATGAATTATGATATTCACGTGGGCGCAATAGCAGGGTTAACCGGTAAGATCATTGCTTTTTTCGCGAGTCTCGTTTGTGCATCGCTACCTGTAACCGGCTTTTATATTTGGTGGGGCAGGAGAAAGAAAAAACATAAAAAATCCATACGATTAAAAATTGCGGGGGAAGCAGAAGGTATAGAAAGCTAA
- a CDS encoding helix-turn-helix transcriptional regulator has translation MSGIEPTYNNNPAPCAFDITGGEHLHERKRTLSGRDHQGTVYEVLSPDGINFGYYHIKSSQEGKVVFENRQPFLQLSYNLNGHKEYLMGKSRRMIAQIEKQQYNYLFLPSDEIAMKWPPGEQLEIFELGVSPVFLLNFLPREHPLYDLFHQSLNGNVPGLLSNYNLPLQASISTILFDMLNCPLEGRYKQLYLKAKTMELLAIQLTHYEQILNIKKQDSISRGLKKEDVERMYLARDIIVNNMNSPCTLIDLAHQVGTNDAYLKSHFKQVFGTTVYGYLQGIKMTQARELLAQGKSVSEVAYISGYKHTAHFTRAFKKHFGFAPGILKR, from the coding sequence TTGTCTGGCATAGAACCTACATACAATAATAATCCGGCGCCTTGTGCATTTGATATCACGGGAGGAGAGCATTTACATGAAAGAAAGCGAACTTTATCCGGCAGGGATCACCAGGGGACCGTGTATGAAGTGTTAAGTCCCGATGGTATTAATTTCGGGTATTACCATATCAAATCCAGCCAGGAAGGAAAAGTTGTTTTTGAGAACCGGCAGCCTTTCTTGCAACTTAGCTACAACCTCAACGGCCATAAGGAATACCTAATGGGAAAATCCAGGAGGATGATTGCCCAAATTGAAAAGCAGCAATACAATTACCTGTTTTTACCCAGTGATGAGATCGCGATGAAATGGCCCCCCGGGGAACAACTGGAGATTTTCGAGCTCGGTGTTAGCCCGGTGTTCCTATTAAACTTTTTACCTCGGGAACACCCGCTATATGATCTGTTTCATCAATCTTTAAACGGGAATGTTCCGGGGTTATTAAGTAATTATAATTTACCGCTACAGGCAAGCATCAGTACAATATTGTTCGATATGCTCAATTGCCCGCTGGAGGGCCGTTATAAACAGCTTTACCTGAAGGCTAAGACGATGGAATTGCTGGCCATACAATTGACGCATTATGAACAAATCCTCAATATTAAGAAACAAGATAGCATCAGTAGGGGATTGAAGAAGGAAGATGTAGAAAGGATGTATTTAGCGCGGGATATTATCGTAAACAATATGAATAGTCCTTGTACCTTGATCGACTTGGCACACCAGGTTGGCACTAACGATGCATATTTGAAAAGTCATTTTAAACAAGTCTTTGGAACAACGGTTTACGGTTATTTGCAGGGAATAAAAATGACGCAAGCGAGGGAATTATTAGCGCAGGGGAAGAGTGTATCCGAGGTTGCATATATATCAGGTTATAAACATACGGCGCATTTTACCAGGGCGTTTAAAAAGCATTTCGGTTTTGCACCGGGAATATTAAAACGGTAA